A single Vanacampus margaritifer isolate UIUO_Vmar chromosome 14, RoL_Vmar_1.0, whole genome shotgun sequence DNA region contains:
- the map1b gene encoding microtubule-associated protein 1B isoform X1: protein MPSASSIARRRRRRRAGRAGRAGRAGRAGRCRSLRMSALVQQQSAAMLTAVTATPGPAAGAPAAGSPARHFVDSKFYLLVVLGEVVAEENLKCAVADIERGIRSWDANLMDCNLDQELKLFVSRHSARFSADVKGQRILHHKSNVLETVVLINPSDDTVSTEVRLMISDSARHKLLVLSGQCTESTGELLLQSGSFSFAKFIDIFTDQEIGELLSTIHPENKANLTLSCPDQGDWKNSNLDKHNLQDFINMKLNSALILPEMEGLSEFTEYLSESVEILTPFDVLEPPASGGFLKLSKPCCYIFPGGHGDSALFAVNGFNMLINGGSDRKSCFWKLVRHLDRVDSVLLTHIGDDNLPGINSMLQRKMAEVEEEQSQGSTANSDWVKNMISPDIGVVFVNLPENLENREPNHRVRKNLEEAAATQQFLAKLNLRTEPLQRPVGNTIEPIILFQKMGVGKLEMYVLNPARNSKEMQHFMKQWTGSEKDTASILLPNGKESEFPVSYLTSVTSLIVWHPANPSEKVVRVLFPGNATQQHIFEGLEKLKHLDFLKQAVVTQKPMSTEVPSTPTLKQAKLKNRTDSKESLKSTPRASPSKAVRKESKEEALEKANAGTDELSREKQQKAEKKEKTPLKKDRVKAPEKESKSKPEQISQKETPEKKTSQIKVKPEKERFAKKDIKISPEKKKEVKKEVAKKEDTPKRELKKDERVKKEEAKKRDLKKDVRRDSPMKEKKDEKREQKKDVKKLSKDTKKVSSSGDDKGPSSPKPKTLKKDVSKKDAGTPSKLKAKAGSKAPKVDSKVDAAKSAAAAVTLPADPEAERAAMSSPEDLTKEFEELRAEDLAEDAATVQQTEDEEAAITRCKEPMQTKESPKALESLDEGIATTEAEGENGATPDEQALEGRLNGNMSERYEDEGAVMEEASDGADFEEKGETEEVYEPQTVASNHKESCETLDDHDRADDQHMGEKKESIVSTSPKESSPVSPAASIHDETFPAGIESSTASDEIPEEFTVTSGLTQSTIDISSVLTPLDEMLTPRDGLTDETANDGTDSPSPDVGRLGISESGECEKNKLPLIQGKPSSDQSKSDATEGQDYSHTASTISPPSLLEEDKFPCDGKVERFGIFQETFEKQDTVSARLTSTSPFVHSPPSDQKPNFDSPSTFATPIELSTTLARAMADSILSPEDKTLEGANSPQSSGHTPYYQSPVEEKAETLPPMSENEDQGPLIVEVTSDKEESSNRNTPEPDEKECLSPMDKVASSPKSPPSTDLDSPITKEQDDIDRSVFSSTTLARQESDAHSITAFKEESKMSISEGSASDKSGTPLEEVVAEDVFSHLASASTASLATSSLPEPTTDSPSLHAEVGSPHSTEVDDSLSVSVGQTPTTFHEAEVASPSKDDCPRPMSISPDISPKTKVCPQLHDTKSPEHSTISMEFGQESPDHSLALDFSKQSPEHPSAGTNSRATENGPTEVDDSPSDVVRASEEQTSAAEKPLLFEDAGSAHAASVTPSDASQSTPSVTTPCQMTELPLMAEQADGSPVTPKAVSLTHSAPHSPHSSVASPDSGGPVERDISPSSPSAEHKSEGQEKLDKPSEMTKAASLSPSSPHSSDASPVSGGPVERDISPISLPAPHTRDTQEKHYKPSETTSLSSELWFPVEGKPLPEKETNPFLCDDSTIEVKSPVSPQVPSPSYLPLSSHPCTYNAACSFRDPDPSKISPSAMAKTDVDLCLVTSCEYRHPKTELSPSFINPNPLEYFINEERILEEEKPLEVVGGGPPPPGGKLPAKQCEETPPTSISESVPSQTDSDVPPGTEECPSITADANIDSEDDSETLPTDRTLTYRYADPPPVALRDSAPSAAPHDVCMVDPEALKAEENRHNANMDASEKPKKKKLTKKASSPARKTVLSKMKDSKTASPKKSLGEGKDAKNATNTSASRGTGGKVSSVASRPNCPPMYMDLVYIPNHCNAKNVDAEFFQRVRSTYYVVSGNDQTSQEPSRAVLDALLEGKARWENNTQVTLIPTHDTDVMREWYQESHDKQQELNVMVLASSSTVVMQDESFPACKIEM, encoded by the exons ATGccgag CGCAAGCAGCAtcgcaagaagaagaagaagaagaagagcaggaAGAGCAGGAAGAGCAGGAAGAGCAGGAAGAGCAGGGAGGTGCCGCTCGCTCAGGATGTCCGCCCTGGTGCAACAGCAGAGCGCCGCGATGCTCACCGCGGTGACAGCGACGCCCGGCCCGGCCGCGGGGGCTCCGGCGGCGGGCAGCCCCGCGCGCCACTTCGTCGACTCCAAATTCTACCTGCTGGTGGTCCTCGGCGAGGTGGTCGCGGAGGAGAACCTCAAGTGCGCCGTGGCCGACATCGAGAGGG GCATCCGCTCGTGGGACGCCAACCTGATGGACTGCAACCTGGACCAGGAACTCAAGCTTTTCGTATCCCGACACTCGGCGCGTTTCTCCGCAGATGTCAAAG gccaGAGAATTCTTCATCATAAAAGTAACGTGCTGGAGACGGTGGTGCTCATCAACCCCTCAGACGACACCGTCAGCACTGAG GTTCGGTTGATGATCTCTGACTCTGCCAGACACAAGCTTCTAGTCCTGTCGGGCCAATGCACCGAAAGCACCGGCGAGCTCCTCCTTCAGTCCGGATCGTTTTCCTTTGCCAAATTCATCGACATATTCACTGACCAAGAG ATTGGTGAACTGCTGAGCACCATTCACCCAGAAAACAAAGCCAACCTGACGCTGTCCTGCCCCGATCAAGGAGACTGGAAAAACTCCAACCTGGACAAACACAACCTGCAAGACTTCATCAACATGAAGCTGAACTCGGCGCTCATCCTGCCCGAAATGGAGGGCCTCTCCGAGTTCACCGAGTATCTGTCGGAATCTGTCGAGATCCTGACGCCTTTCGACGTGCTGGAACCGCCAGCCTCCGGTGGATTCCTGAAGCTCTCCAAGCCGTGTTGCTACATCTTCCCCGGCGGCCACGGCGACTCCGCTCTATTTGCCGTCAACGGCTTCAACATGCTCATCAACGGCGGCTCCGACAGGAAGTCGTGCTTCTGGAAGCTGGTGAGGCACCTCGACCGGGTCGACTCCGTTCTGCTGACCCACATTGGCGATGATAACTTGCCAGGCATCAATAGCATGTTGCAAAGAAAGATggcggaggtggaggaggagcagTCGCAGGGTTCGACGGCGAACAGCGACTGGGTGAAGAACATGATCTCGCCGGATATCGGTGTTGTGTTTGTGAACCTTCCGGAGAATTTGGAAAACCGTGAACCTAATCACAGAGTACGCAAGAATCTCGAGGAGGCGGCGGCCACTCAGCAGTTCCTCGCAAAGCTGAATCTGAGAACTGAGCCACTGCAGCGGCCAGTTGGAAACACGATTGAACCCATTATACTTTTTCAGAAGATGGGCGTGGGCAAGCTCGAGATGTACGTACTCAACCCAGCAAGGAACAGCAAAGAGATGCAGCATTTCATGAAGCAGTGGACAGGAAGTGAAAAAGATACCGCTTCTATCCTGCTGCCAAACGGGAAAGAGTCGGAGTTCCCCGTATCTTACTTGACTTCTGTCACCTCACTCATCGTGTGGCATCCCGCGAACCCCTCGGAGAAAGTTGTGCGTGTCCTCTTTCCGGGAAACGCCACCCAGCAGCACATCTTTGAAGGTTTGGAAAAACTGAAGCACCTGGACTTCTTGAAGCAGGCCGTCGTCACTCAAAAACCAATGTCTACCGAAGTGCCGTCAACACCGACGCTGAAGCAAGCCAAGTTGAAAAACAGAACGGATAGTAAAGAGAGCCTAAAGTCGACTCCGAGGGCGTCGCCAAGCAAAGCTGTCAGGAAGGAGTCAAAGGAGGAGGCGTTGGAGAAAGCCAACGCAGGTACGGATGAACTGTCTCGCGAGAAACAACAAAAggcagagaaaaaagaaaagaccccGCTGAAGAAGGACCGAGTTAAGGCTCCGGAGAAAGAATCAAAGTCAAAACCAGAGCAAATATCCCAGAAAGaaacaccagaaaaaaagacatctCAAATCAAAGTGAAACCTGAAAAGGAGAGGTTTGCCaagaaagacattaaaataTCTCCAGAGAAGAAAAAGGAGGTTAAAAAAGAAGTagccaaaaaagaggacacgcCGAAAAGAGAGCTGAAGAAAGATGAAAGAGTGAAAAAAGAGGAAGCAAAGAAAAGGGACTTGAAAAAGGATGTCAGGAGAGATTCTCCTATGAAAGAGAAAAAGGATGAAAAGAGGGAGCAGAAGAAGGATGTTAAAAAGCTGTCAAAAGACACCAAGAAGGTATCTTCATCTGGTGACGACAAAGGCCCGTCGTCCCCTAAACCAAAGACCCTGAAAAAAGATGTGTCCAAGAAAGATGCAGGCACGCCCTCTAAACTGAAAGCCAAAGCAGGTTCAAAAGCGCCAAAGGTGGATTCAAAGGTGGATGCTGCCAAAAGTGCAGCTGCCGCTGTCACTCTTCCGGCGGACCCGGAGGCAGAAAGGGCTGCCATGTCTTCCCCAGAAGACCTCACTAAAGAGTTTGAAGAGCTCCGGGCAGAAGATCTAGCGGAGGATGCAGCAACTGTACAACAAACTGAAGACGAAGAGGCTGCAATAACCCGCTGTAAAGAACCCATGCAGACCAAAGAGTCCCCCAAGGCGCTGGAGTCGCTCGATGAGGGAATCGCCACAACAGAGGCTGAAGGGGAAAATGGAGCGACTCCGGATGAACAAGCCCTCGAGGGTAGACTCAACGGTAACATGAGCGAAAGGTACGAGGACGAGGGCGCTGTGATGGAAGAAGCGTCTGACGGAGCAGATTTTGAAGAGAAAGGGGAAACCGAGGAGGTTTACGAGCCGCAGACAGTGGCATCAAATCACAAAGAGTCCTGTGAAACTCTTGATGATCATGATCGTGCCGATGATCAGCACATGGGAGAGAAAAAGGAATCGATTGTTTCAACCTCACCAAAAGAGTCGTCACCCGTTTCTCCCGCAGCATCCATCCACGATGAAACGTTTCCAGCCGGAATTGAGAGCTCAACTGCCTCCGACGAAATCCCCGAGGAGTTTACCGTCACCTCTGGCCTCACGCAGTCCACCATTGACATCTCTAGTGTGCTGACTCCGTTGGACGAGATGCTAACTCCGAGGGACGGCTTGACCGATGAAACGGCCAATGACGGGACCGACTCTCCATCACCGGATGTTGGCCGATTAGGTATATCAGAATCTGGAGAGTGTGAGAAGAACAAACTACCCTTAATTCAGGGTAAACCTAGTTCAGACCAATCTAAGAGCGATGCAACAGAGGGCCAAGACTACAGCCATACCGCCTCGACAATATCTCCCCCATCGTTATTAGAAGAGGACAAATTTCCATGTGATGGTAAAGTAGAACGCTTTGGCATATTTCAAGAAACATTTGAAAAGCAGGACACAGTCTCGGCAAGGCTAACTTCAACATCGCCTTTCGTGCATTCTCCCCCAAGTGACCAAAAGCCCAACTTTGATTCCCCATCAACGTTTGCCACCCCTATTGAACTGTCCACTACATTAGCCAGAGCGATGGCTGATTCCATCCTCAGCCCAGAAGACAAAACATTGGAAGGGGCAAACTCCCCCCAGTCCTCAGGTCATACACCCTATTATCAGTCCCCAGTAGAAGAAAAAGCTGAAACTCTGCCACCCATGTCAGAAAATGAAGACCAGGGTCCGCTTATTGTGGAGGTCACAAGTGACAAAGAGGAATCCTCCAACAGGAATACACCCGAGCCTGATGAGAAAGAGTGTTTGTCCCCTATGGATAAGGTTGCTTCTTCTCCAAAAAGCCCACCTTCAACTGACCTTGACTCCCCTATAACCAAGGAACAGGATGACATTGACAGATCAGTCTTTTCCTCAACAACACTTGCAAGACAAGAATCAGATGCGCATTCCATCACCGCTTTCAAAGAAGagagcaaaatgtccatttcTGAAGGCAGCGCATCAGACAAGTCCGGCACACCACTGGAGGAAGTGGTAGCCGAGGACGTGTTTTCACATTTAGCCTCAGCATCAACCGCATCCCTCGCCACCAGCTCTCTGCCCGAGCCCACCACCGACTCCCCTTCCCTTCACGCCGAGGTCGGCTCTCCTCACTCGACAGAAGTAGACGACTCTCTGTCCGTTTCTGTCGGTCAGACTCCGACGACCTTCCATGAGGCAGAGGTAGCATCTCCATCCAAGGACGACTGCCCTCGTCCCATGTCCATCTCCCCAGACATCTCACCAAAGACCAAAGTCTGCCCACAGCTGCATGACACAAAGTCGCCTGAACATTCTACCATTTCAATGGAGTTTGGCCAGGAGTCACCAGACCACTCCTTAGCCCTTGACTTCAGCAAGCAATCTCCAGAGCATCCATCGGCAGGAACCAACTCGCGTGCTACCGAGAACGGCCCAACTGAGGTTGACGACAGTCCTTCAGATGTTGTGAGAGCATCCGAGGAGCAAACCTCTGCAGCGGAGAAGCCGCTGCTTTTTGAGGACGCCGGTTCGGCTCATGCTGCTTCTGTGACCCCATCAGATGCATCTCAGTCCACCCCCTCCGTCACAACCCCATGCCAGATGACAGAGTTGCCCCTGATGGCCGAGCAAGCAGATGGTTCTCCAGTCACGCCAAAGGCAGTCTCCCTCACCCACTCTGCCCCGCATTCCCCCCATTCCAGTGTGGCATCCCCAGATTCAGGAGGTCCCGTGGAAAGAGACATCAGCCCCAGTTCGCCCTCTGCGGAGCACAAATCTGAAGGACAGGAGAAACTTGACAAACCCTCTGAAATGACAAAGGCAGCCTCTCTCAGCCCCTCCTCCCCCCATTCCAGTGATGCCTCCCCAGTTTCTGGAGGTCCCGTGGAAAGAGACATCAGCCCCATTTCACTGCCTGCGCCGCACACGCGTGACACACAAGAAAAGCATTACAAACCCTCTGAAACGACTTCTCTATCATCTGAATTATGGTTTCCAGTCGAAGGGAAACCATTGCCAGAAAAGGAGACCAACCCGTTTTTATGCGATGATTCAACAATTGAGGTGAAATCTCCCGTAAGCCCCCAAGTCCCTTCCCCGTCATATCTACCTCTTTCCTCACATCCATGCACTTATAACGCAGCCTGCAGCTTCAGGGACCCTGACCCCTCCAAGATCAGCCCATCGGCCATGGCCAAGACAGACGTTGACCTCTGTTTAGTCACTTCGTGTGAATACCGTCATCCCAAGACGGAACTTTCGCCATCTTTCATCAACCCCAACCCTCTTGAATATTTCATCAATGAAGAGAGAATTCTGGAGGAAGAGAAGCCGCTTGAGGTGGTGGGAGGTGGGCCGCCGCCTCCAGGGGGTAAGCTTCCTGCCAAGCAATGTGAGGAGACGCCTCCCACATCTATCAGTGAATCTGTCCCCTCTCAGACCGATTCTGATGTTCCGCCAGGGACCGAGGAGTGCCCCTCTATCACGGCAGATGCTAACATTGATTCCGAGGATGACTCGGAGACTCTGCCCACCGACAGAACCCTCACCTATAGGTATGCCGATCCTCCTCCAGTAGCGCTCAGGGACTCGGCTCCATCCGCGGCCCCTCATGATGTCTGCATGGTCGATCCGGAAGCCCTCAAGGCTGAGGAAAACCGCCACAATGCTAACATGGACGCCTCCGAAAAgcccaagaagaaaaaactcACCAAAAAGGCCTCCTCGCCAGCTCGAAAGACCGTTCTGTCAAAAATGAAGGACTCAAAGACTGCCTCTCCCAAGAAAAGTCTTGGTGAAGGCAAAGATGCCAAAAATGCAACCAATACGTCGGCGTCTCGAGGTACCGGCGGGAAGGTGTCGAGTGTGGCATCTCGACCCAACTGCCCTCCCATGTACATGGATTTGGTTTACATCCCCAATCACTGCAATGCCAAGAACGTGGATGCCGAATTCTTCCAGCGGGTGCGCTCCACGTACTATGTGGTCAGCGGCAATGACCAGACGTCTCAGGAGCCCAGCCGGGCTGTGCTCGATGCTCTGCTGGAAGGGAAAGCCCGGTGGGAAAACAATACGCAG GTGACGCTGATCCCGACCCACGACACAGACGTGATGAGGGAGTGGTACCAGGAGAGCCACGATAAGCAACAGGAGCTGAACGTCATGGTCCTGGCCAGCAGCAGCACCGTGGTCATGCAGGACGAGTCCTTCCCAGCGTGTAAGATAGAAATGTAG